In the Desulfatiglans anilini DSM 4660 genome, one interval contains:
- a CDS encoding acetate--CoA ligase family protein, translating to MVDIGSDLARVFHPRSVAVVGASASFGKWGQMIFSNIVAGKFPGRIFPVNPKETSLYGLKVYPRMQDIAEEIDLAIVTTPAATVPGVLAACGEKGVKGVVLITSGFGETDQAGKQLEREIVALCRAKRIRLIGPNTMGILSPHSSLFATGTHSRPRTGEVAFVSQSGNLGNQLIHWAENQNIGISLFAGSGNEAMISCVDYLRYLEEDPRSRLITLYLENIADGRAFLETAVRVNRSKPIVVLKGGRTEAGMRAAASHTGSMGGRDAIFRAACRQAGVALVNEPLELLELSAGFSSLPLPKGNRVGIVTLGGGWGVVTADACNERGLQVPSLPDGMVAEIGRLLPDFWSRGNPVDLVGTRDLEVPLVAVESLLKWDGVDSVISLGIVGRVEMVRLLLQSTREVDPQAQPAVLDELEAMAEAYEVKYVQRIVELMERYEKPVLGVSLARSDKGVVRSVPGGKYSGVFYQSPESAVQTLASMAAYARFLER from the coding sequence ATGGTTGATATCGGTTCGGATCTGGCGCGTGTCTTTCACCCCCGTTCGGTCGCGGTGGTAGGCGCTTCTGCATCCTTCGGCAAGTGGGGTCAGATGATTTTCAGCAATATCGTAGCCGGGAAATTTCCTGGACGGATCTTTCCCGTGAATCCGAAGGAGACCTCCTTGTATGGTTTGAAGGTCTACCCGCGGATGCAGGATATTGCCGAGGAGATCGATCTGGCGATCGTCACCACGCCGGCTGCGACGGTACCGGGTGTGCTGGCCGCGTGCGGGGAAAAGGGCGTCAAGGGCGTTGTGTTGATCACTTCCGGGTTCGGGGAGACGGACCAGGCAGGTAAGCAGCTGGAAAGAGAGATCGTGGCGCTTTGCCGCGCGAAGCGGATCCGTTTGATCGGCCCCAACACCATGGGCATCCTGAGCCCTCATTCCAGCCTTTTTGCCACAGGGACGCATTCCCGCCCCCGTACAGGAGAGGTGGCCTTTGTCTCACAGTCCGGGAATCTCGGCAATCAGCTGATCCATTGGGCGGAGAACCAGAATATCGGGATATCGCTGTTCGCGGGTTCGGGGAACGAGGCGATGATCTCTTGTGTGGATTACCTGCGCTATCTGGAGGAGGATCCCCGTTCCCGTCTGATCACTCTCTATCTCGAGAACATTGCAGACGGGAGGGCCTTTCTCGAAACGGCGGTCCGGGTCAATCGGAGCAAACCCATCGTTGTGTTGAAAGGCGGGCGAACCGAGGCCGGTATGCGGGCCGCGGCCTCCCACACCGGGTCGATGGGCGGCCGGGACGCCATTTTCCGTGCCGCTTGCCGGCAGGCCGGGGTGGCGCTTGTCAATGAGCCTCTGGAACTGCTCGAGCTGTCCGCGGGGTTTTCTTCTCTCCCCTTGCCGAAAGGGAATCGCGTAGGGATCGTGACCCTCGGGGGCGGATGGGGTGTAGTCACCGCAGATGCCTGCAATGAAAGGGGCTTGCAGGTTCCCTCGTTGCCGGACGGGATGGTAGCCGAAATCGGACGTCTCCTGCCTGATTTCTGGAGCCGCGGCAATCCGGTCGATCTGGTTGGGACGCGCGACCTGGAGGTGCCGCTTGTTGCGGTCGAGTCCCTGCTGAAATGGGATGGCGTCGATTCCGTGATCAGCCTCGGCATCGTTGGGCGCGTCGAGATGGTCAGGCTACTGCTTCAGTCGACGCGCGAGGTGGATCCACAGGCGCAGCCCGCTGTGCTCGATGAACTCGAGGCGATGGCCGAGGCCTATGAGGTCAAATATGTCCAGCGGATCGTCGAACTGATGGAGCGCTACGAAAAGCCAGTTCTGGGGGTGTCCCTCGCGAGGAGCGACAAAGGGGTCGTTCGCAGCGTCCCCGGCGGGAAGTACAGCGGCGTCTTCTACCAAAGCCCGGAAAGCGCTGTGCAGACGTTGGCCTCTATGGCGGCTTACGCGCGGTTCCTCGAGAGGTAG
- a CDS encoding enoyl-CoA hydratase/isomerase family protein — translation MNFQTIHMKIEDRVGILTLNRPEERNAMTVQMSHDFQAAVTAVASNPAIKVLVLTGAGSAFCAGADLAMLSEWTRKDAAVVQDTLSAFYSRFLSLTELAIPTIAAVNGPAIGAGACLAMACDLRVAAAEAIIGFTFIKLGLNPGMGAEYWLSRTAGPGRALQLLMTGEILSAEKALTLGLLNQVTAGTSLNDAVMDLAATIAAQPAAPIRTIKEIVHAAPHIELRDVLRMESDRQSRFFQGPNVVEGIEALRENRPPRFVDEVFDTVDSSKKTMD, via the coding sequence TTGAACTTTCAGACCATCCACATGAAGATCGAAGACCGGGTCGGGATCCTGACACTCAATCGCCCTGAAGAACGAAATGCCATGACCGTGCAGATGTCCCACGATTTCCAGGCAGCCGTAACAGCCGTCGCCTCGAACCCGGCGATCAAGGTGCTGGTTCTGACAGGGGCCGGCAGCGCCTTCTGTGCGGGAGCCGATCTCGCCATGCTCTCCGAGTGGACACGGAAAGACGCTGCTGTAGTGCAGGATACGTTGAGCGCCTTTTACAGCCGATTTCTGTCCCTGACCGAACTGGCCATTCCAACCATCGCGGCCGTCAACGGCCCGGCGATCGGCGCCGGCGCCTGCCTGGCGATGGCCTGCGATCTTCGCGTCGCAGCGGCGGAGGCGATCATCGGTTTCACCTTCATCAAACTGGGGCTCAATCCCGGCATGGGGGCCGAGTACTGGCTTTCCCGCACCGCCGGACCCGGCAGAGCCCTGCAGCTTCTCATGACAGGAGAGATTCTTTCGGCGGAAAAGGCGCTTACCCTGGGCCTATTGAATCAGGTGACCGCCGGAACATCCCTGAACGATGCCGTCATGGATCTGGCTGCCACAATCGCCGCCCAACCCGCGGCGCCGATTCGGACGATCAAGGAGATCGTCCACGCAGCGCCGCACATCGAACTCCGTGATGTCCTTCGGATGGAATCCGATCGGCAGAGCCGCTTTTTTCAGGGGCCCAACGTCGTCGAAGGGATCGAGGCCCTGCGTGAAAACCGGCCCCCCCGGTTTGTGGACGAGGTATTCGACACTGTGGATTCCTCGAAAAAAACAATGGATTGA
- the hrpA gene encoding ATP-dependent RNA helicase HrpA, producing the protein MRRIRQDMAGAMLLDQAALAKGLKSLLASLKKGHVPEEEVDRQFGRLEKRLSASVFECERRRRELPRLDFPENLPITSRKDDLIRAIQGHRVVIVAGETGSGKSTQLPKMCLAAGRGIAGRVGCTQPRRIAAATIARRVAEELGEELGRSVGYKVRFKDRTDPRAYIKVVTDGMLLAETQGDRHLFEYDTLIIDEAHERSLNIDFLLGILRNLLEVRPELKVIVTSATLDTAKFSAFFGDAPVIEVSGRMYPVEVVYRPLDPERESEGDLTYVDLAVEAVDSLRKARLPGDVLIFMPTEQDILETCERLEGRHFPGVTVLRLFARLPASEQGRVYAVSGPKIVVATNVAETSLTIPGIRYVIDTGLARISRYVPRTRTTSLPISPISISSADQRKGRCGRVQNGVCIRLYSEEDYASRAPFTPPEVLRSNLAEVILRMIALGLGDIAAFPFVDRPNPRSVKDGFDLLEELGAIRRRGRKVLLTEKGRLMARMPLDPKIARMMLEAVHEGCVDETAVIAAALSVQDPRERPLDKAAQADQMHAPFKDPDSDFVTLLNIWNRYHGHWAGLKTQNQMRRFCRTQFLSFPRMREWMYIHEQIVSILNERRLKGPAEPAAAGLDPLYDRLHRAVLSGFLSNIALRKEKNLYQAARGREVMVHPGSSLFNKGRPWIVAAEIVKTSRLFARTVARIDPGWLEALGGDLCRRSYAEPHWEKSRGEVRAYEQVTLYGLPIVARRPVSYGPIRPEEAHRIFVQSGLVEGSIREPLGFLKHNRALMEAIGAMEEKIRRRGLMVNEEAVAEFYSSRLAGMCDVRTLKRVIRERAGDAFLRMREEDLVQELPDRAELERYPDRMVLGNKIFSCSYRFSPGAEEDGVTIRIPAGALSEVPAERLEWGVPGLYREKIAALIKGLPKRYRKQLVPASATVDIIVAEMEQGSRPLISSLARFVYERFGVEIPAAEWAAVELPEYLKMRVAVVDEQGKELEAGRDIHLLEYPGGTAAHAVNTLPQWKDAQAQWEEEDVRDWTVGELPERIPLDDCLDAYPALAADDGGRVNLRLFPDRDQAAAVHREGIKRLLELRLAKDLKYLKRSVSLAKEASPGAVYFGGARRVEEQIYEAVLEGSLALDLRSREAFDRHAAVLREGIFEEAAVLREQAEKVLKSFEETRGALYDLERANATNEEVLALCAGLRRELDALLPPDFIRRYAPDQLSNMPRYLKAIQLRVERGAYDPAKDRRKQADVDPFVEALQTMTGALSPRTSREKREALEAFRWMVEEFKVSLFAQELKTPYPVSPKRLEEKRKELERMI; encoded by the coding sequence ATGCGCCGCATCCGGCAGGACATGGCCGGCGCCATGCTGCTAGACCAGGCGGCACTGGCGAAAGGGCTCAAGTCGCTGCTGGCCTCGCTGAAGAAAGGCCATGTTCCGGAGGAAGAGGTCGATAGGCAGTTCGGGCGGCTGGAAAAAAGGCTTTCCGCCTCGGTGTTCGAATGCGAGCGGCGGCGGAGAGAGCTTCCCCGGCTCGATTTTCCGGAGAATCTTCCCATCACCTCAAGGAAGGACGACCTGATTCGGGCCATTCAGGGGCATCGGGTGGTGATCGTCGCGGGGGAGACCGGCTCCGGCAAGAGCACCCAACTCCCGAAGATGTGCCTCGCGGCGGGCCGCGGCATTGCGGGGCGGGTCGGCTGCACCCAGCCGCGGCGCATCGCCGCCGCCACGATCGCCAGGCGGGTCGCCGAGGAACTCGGGGAGGAACTGGGCCGATCGGTGGGTTACAAGGTGCGCTTCAAGGACCGCACGGACCCGCGGGCCTACATCAAGGTCGTGACCGACGGAATGCTCCTGGCCGAGACGCAGGGGGATCGCCATCTGTTTGAATACGACACCCTGATCATCGACGAGGCCCACGAGCGCAGCCTCAACATCGATTTTCTCCTCGGGATCCTGCGAAACCTGCTCGAGGTGCGGCCGGAGCTGAAGGTGATCGTCACCTCGGCCACGCTCGACACCGCCAAGTTCTCCGCCTTCTTCGGCGATGCGCCGGTGATCGAGGTGAGCGGCCGGATGTACCCGGTCGAGGTCGTCTATAGGCCGCTCGACCCCGAGAGGGAAAGCGAGGGGGATCTCACCTACGTGGACCTGGCCGTGGAGGCCGTCGACAGCCTGCGAAAGGCCCGCCTGCCGGGGGACGTCCTGATCTTCATGCCGACCGAGCAGGATATCCTCGAGACGTGCGAACGGCTGGAAGGGAGGCATTTCCCCGGCGTGACGGTTCTTCGCCTCTTCGCCCGTCTGCCGGCCTCCGAGCAGGGCCGGGTCTATGCGGTCAGCGGGCCCAAGATCGTGGTGGCGACGAATGTCGCCGAGACCTCCCTGACGATCCCGGGCATCCGGTATGTCATCGACACGGGCCTGGCGCGGATCTCCCGCTATGTCCCGCGGACGCGGACGACCAGCCTGCCGATCAGCCCCATCTCGATAAGCAGCGCCGACCAGCGCAAGGGGCGATGCGGCCGCGTGCAGAACGGTGTGTGCATCCGTCTGTATTCGGAGGAGGACTACGCATCGCGGGCTCCTTTCACGCCCCCGGAGGTGCTGCGCTCGAACCTGGCGGAGGTGATCCTCCGGATGATCGCGCTGGGGCTCGGGGACATCGCGGCCTTTCCCTTCGTGGACCGGCCCAACCCGCGGAGCGTCAAGGACGGCTTCGATCTCCTGGAGGAGCTGGGGGCGATCCGGCGCAGGGGCCGGAAGGTCCTCCTGACGGAAAAGGGCCGCCTCATGGCGCGCATGCCCCTGGACCCGAAGATCGCGCGGATGATGCTGGAGGCGGTCCATGAGGGCTGCGTCGATGAAACGGCGGTGATCGCCGCGGCGCTGAGCGTCCAGGACCCCCGCGAGCGGCCCCTGGACAAGGCCGCCCAGGCCGATCAGATGCACGCCCCGTTCAAGGATCCGGACTCGGATTTCGTGACCCTCCTGAACATCTGGAACCGCTACCACGGCCACTGGGCCGGGCTCAAGACCCAGAACCAGATGCGCCGCTTCTGCAGGACGCAGTTCCTGTCCTTTCCCCGCATGCGGGAGTGGATGTACATCCATGAGCAGATCGTCTCGATCCTGAACGAGCGGCGGCTGAAAGGACCGGCTGAACCGGCCGCAGCCGGTCTTGACCCGCTCTACGACCGGCTTCATCGGGCGGTCCTGAGCGGCTTCCTTTCCAACATCGCGCTCAGAAAAGAAAAGAACCTCTACCAGGCGGCGCGGGGTCGCGAGGTCATGGTCCATCCGGGATCGAGCCTTTTCAACAAAGGCCGACCCTGGATCGTCGCGGCTGAGATCGTCAAGACCTCGCGGCTGTTCGCCCGCACTGTGGCCCGCATCGATCCGGGCTGGCTCGAGGCCCTTGGCGGGGACCTGTGCCGGCGGAGCTATGCGGAGCCTCATTGGGAGAAATCGCGCGGTGAGGTGAGGGCCTATGAGCAGGTCACCCTTTACGGCCTCCCGATCGTGGCGAGGCGGCCGGTATCCTACGGGCCCATCCGCCCGGAGGAGGCCCACCGGATCTTTGTCCAGTCGGGCCTGGTCGAAGGGAGCATCAGGGAGCCCCTGGGGTTTTTGAAGCACAATCGGGCCTTGATGGAGGCCATCGGCGCCATGGAGGAGAAGATCCGCCGCCGCGGCCTGATGGTGAACGAGGAGGCCGTGGCTGAATTCTACTCGTCCAGGCTCGCCGGCATGTGCGATGTCAGAACCCTCAAAAGGGTGATCCGCGAAAGGGCCGGGGACGCCTTTCTGCGCATGCGGGAGGAAGACCTGGTGCAGGAGCTTCCGGATCGGGCGGAGCTGGAGCGGTACCCGGACCGGATGGTGCTCGGGAACAAGATTTTTAGCTGTTCCTACCGGTTTTCCCCCGGTGCGGAGGAGGACGGCGTGACGATCCGCATACCGGCGGGGGCCCTTTCGGAGGTGCCGGCCGAACGGCTCGAATGGGGGGTGCCGGGCCTTTACCGTGAGAAGATCGCGGCCTTGATCAAAGGCCTTCCCAAGCGTTACCGAAAGCAGTTGGTCCCGGCTTCCGCCACAGTGGATATCATTGTGGCGGAGATGGAACAGGGGAGTCGCCCGCTTATCAGCTCCCTGGCCCGGTTCGTCTACGAGCGGTTCGGAGTGGAGATCCCCGCGGCCGAATGGGCGGCGGTGGAGCTGCCCGAATACCTCAAGATGCGGGTGGCGGTCGTGGACGAGCAGGGGAAGGAACTGGAGGCGGGCCGCGATATCCACCTCCTCGAATACCCCGGGGGGACGGCGGCGCACGCGGTGAACACCCTGCCTCAGTGGAAGGACGCGCAGGCGCAGTGGGAAGAGGAAGACGTCAGAGACTGGACCGTGGGCGAACTCCCGGAGCGCATCCCTCTCGACGACTGCCTCGACGCGTACCCGGCCCTGGCGGCCGACGACGGCGGCCGCGTGAACCTGCGCCTGTTTCCGGACCGCGATCAGGCCGCCGCGGTGCACCGGGAGGGGATCAAGCGCCTGCTCGAGCTCCGTCTCGCAAAGGATCTGAAGTATCTCAAGCGCTCCGTGTCGCTTGCGAAAGAGGCCTCGCCCGGCGCCGTCTATTTCGGCGGAGCACGCAGGGTGGAAGAGCAGATCTACGAGGCCGTCCTCGAAGGCTCCCTCGCGTTGGACCTTCGGAGCCGGGAGGCATTCGACCGGCATGCGGCGGTCCTCCGGGAAGGCATATTCGAGGAGGCGGCCGTGCTGCGCGAGCAGGCCGAAAAGGTCTTGAAGTCTTTCGAAGAGACCCGCGGAGCGCTCTATGACCTCGAGCGGGCCAATGCGACGAACGAAGAGGTCCTGGCCCTTTGCGCCGGCCTTCGCCGCGAACTCGATGCCCTCCTGCCGCCGGATTTCATTCGGCGGTACGCCCCCGATCAGCTTTCCAACATGCCCCGCTACCTGAAGGCGATCCAGTTGAGGGTTGAACGCGGAGCCTACGACCCCGCCAAGGACCGGCGGAAGCAGGCCGATGTCGATCCCTTCGTCGAGGCCCTCCAGACGATGACCGGTGCCCTTTCCCCGCGCACCTCCCGGGAGAAGAGGGAGGCGCTCGAAGCCTTTCGCTGGATGGTGGAGGAGTTCAAGGTGTCGCTCTTCGCCCAGGAGCTGAAGACCCCCTACCCCGTTTCCCCCAAACGCCTGGAAGAAAAGCGGAAAGAGCTCGAGCGGATGATCTGA